The proteins below come from a single Sander vitreus isolate 19-12246 chromosome 15, sanVit1, whole genome shotgun sequence genomic window:
- the clpp gene encoding ATP-dependent Clp protease proteolytic subunit, mitochondrial: MLLQRVLHIGGLTLKHSRSIHHSPVWRSPLIPMVVEQTGRGERAYDIYSRLLRERIICVMGPIDDTVASLVIAQLLFLQSESNNKPIHMYINSPGGVVTAGLAIYDTMQYILNPISTWCVGQAASMGSLLLAAGTPGMRHSLPNARIMVHQPSGGARGQATDIAIQAEEILKLKKQINVIYAKHTGQPLETIEGVMERDRYMGPMEAQDFGIIDKVLIHPPQAGQDEPELVQKEPAAAASAPQQPECAAPAQALPGTNPPSSYKPEP; this comes from the exons ATGCTGTTGCAA AGAGTGTTGCACATCGGAGGCTTGACGCTGAAACACAGCCGGTCCATCCACCACAGTCCTGTATGGAGGAGTCCTCTTATACCCATGGTTGTGGAGCAGACA gggagaggagaaagagcaTATGACATCTATTCCCGCCTCCTGAGAGAGAGAATCATTTGTGTAATGGGTCCT ATTGATGACACCGTGGCTAGTCTGGTTATCGCCCAGCTGCTCTTCCTACAGTCAGAAAGCAACAACAAGCCCATCCACATGTACATCAACAGTCCTG GCGGTGTGGTGACAGCAGGCCTGGCCATTTACGACACCATGCAGTACATCCTTAACCCCATCTCCACCTGGTGTGTTGGCCAGGCAGCGAGTATGGGCAGCTTGCTCCTGGCAGCCGGAACGCCGGGCATGAGGCATTCACTGCCCAACGCCCGCATCATGGTTCACCAACCTTCAGGAGGCGCCAGG GGCCAGGCCACAGACATCGCCATCCAGGCTGAGGAGATCCTGAAGCTGAAGAAACAAATCAACGTCATCTACGCCAAACACACGGGCCAGCCGCTGGAAACCATTG AGGGTGTGATGGAAAGGGATCGCTACATGGGCCCCATGGAGGCGCAGGACTTTGGTATCATCGACAAGGTCCTGATCCACCCGCCCCAGGCCGGCCAGGATGAGCCGGAACTGGTGCAGAAAGAGCCGGCGGCAGCAGCCAGCGCCCCCCAACAGCCAGAGTGTGCAGCCCCTGCGCAGGCCCTCCCCGGGACAAACCCCCCCTCCTCATACAAACCTGAGCCATGa
- the LOC144530666 gene encoding guanine nucleotide-binding protein G(I)/G(S)/G(O) subunit gamma-5: MSNNSAANSSLVLAQKAVKQLRLEASVRRIKVSQAAAELKTFCLQNAHKDPLLTGVPSSDNPFRPPKSCVLL, translated from the exons ATGTCGAACAATAGCGCCGCCAACAGCAGTTTAGTCCTCGCCCAGAAGGCAGTGAAACAGCTTCGTCTCGAGGCCAGTGTCCGTCGGATAAAG GTCTCTCAGGCTGCTGCAGAACTGAAGACCTTCTGTTTGCAAAATGCCCACAAAGACCCTCTCCTCACCGGGGTGCCCTCCAGCGATAACCCGTTCAGGCCTCCCAAGTCATGTGTCCTCCTCTGA